One part of the Macrobrachium rosenbergii isolate ZJJX-2024 chromosome 3, ASM4041242v1, whole genome shotgun sequence genome encodes these proteins:
- the LOC136850936 gene encoding uncharacterized protein codes for MHVWRRTGTRYDARNIQERARSGKSSSKSTSRPSSKSTSRSSSTSSSRSTSKSSSTSTSRSCSKSSSKPSSSSSSKPSSSSSSKPSSSSSSKPSSKLVLELVLEVVLEVVLKAVLELVLEDVLELVLEDVFEVVLEVDLEIFLELVLEVVLDVVLEIALEVVLEVNLEVVLDVLLEVFLELVLELIIEVILELVLEVVLDVVFELDLEVVLEIFLVAVLELVLDDVLEVVLVVAVDLVVARQPRPRGRPRSRPLRRPRAHPQSRPRACPRSRPRSRPRSPPRGRPRSRPRRPQSRPRGRPRSRPRRPQSRPRGRPRSRLRNRPRALEFDLEVVLEAVLEVDLEELVAH; via the coding sequence ATGCACGTCTGGCGACGCACCGGAACAAGATACGATGCTAGAAATATTCAGGAGAGAGCTAGGAGTGGGAAGTCGTCTTCGAAGTCGACCTCAAGgccgtcctcgaagtcgacctcaaGGTCGTCCTCGACGTCGTCCTCAAGGTCgacctcgaagtcgtcctcgacgtcgacctcgaggtcgtgctcgaagtcgtcctcgaagccgtcctcgagctcgtcctcgaagccgtcctcgagctcgtcctcgaagccgtcctcgagctcgtcctcgaagcCGTCCTCGAAGctcgtcctcgagctcgtcctcgaagtcgtcctcgaggtcgtcctcaaagccgtcctcgagctcgtcctcgaagacgtcctcgagctcgtcctcgaagacGTCTTCGAGGTCGTCCTGGAAGTCGACCTCGAAAtcttcctcgagctcgtcctcgaagtcgtcctcgatgtcgtcctcgaaatcgccctggaggtcgtcctcgaagtcaacctcgaggtcgtccttgaTGTCctcctcgaagtcttcctcgagctcgtccttgagctcataatcgaagtcatcctcgagctcgtcctcgaagtcgtcctcgatgTCGTCTTCGAGCTCgacctcgaagtcgtcctcgaaatCTTCCTCGTAGCCGttctcgagctcgtcctcgatgacgtcctcgaagtcgtcctcgtcGTCGCCGTCGACCTCGTCGTCGCTCGTCAACCTcgtcctcgaggtcgtcctcgaagtcgtcctttAAGACGTCCGCGAGCTCATCCTCAAAGTCGTCCTCGAGCTTGTCCTCGAAgccgtcctcgaagtcgtccaCGAAGTccacctcgaggtcgtcctcgaagtcgacctcgacgCCCTCaaagtcgacctcgaggtcgtccccGAAGTCGACCTCGACGCCCTCaaagtcgacctcgaggtcgtccccGAAGTCGTCTTCGAAATCGACCTCGAGCCCTTGAATTCGatctcgaggtcgtcctcgaagccgtcctcgaagtcgacctcgaagAGCTGGTAGctcattga
- the LOC136850947 gene encoding uncharacterized protein has protein sequence MAAANKDNSVEHITQRSRIIGESERGVPTGDIAVSVGVSTRTVQRWISRWREEGTLANRRRRGRPRITTRQQDEQIIAASIDDPLKTSVTITQELHLPCTPQTTRQRLREHGIRCHVPGSGGQRGVKGMAS, from the coding sequence ATGGCGGCGGCAAACAAAGACAACTCTGTTGAGCATATAACTCAAAGAAGTCGGATCATTGGTGAGTCGGAGCGTGGTGTTCCAACAGGAGATATTGCCGTGAGCGTTGGAGTGTCAACTCGCACAGTCCAAAGGTGGATATCAAGATGGCGGGAAGAGGGAACATTGGCAAATAGACGTAGGAGAGGACGCCCACGCATAACAACACGACAACAAGACGAACAAATCATTGCAGCATCCATAGACGACCCTCTGAAAACCTCAGTAACTATCACGCAAGAATTGCATCTCCCGTGCACTCCACAGACAACCAGACAGCGACTGAGGGAGCATGGGATCAGGTGCCATGTTCCGGGTTCCGGCGGTCAAAGAGGAGTTAAAGGAATGGCATCGTGA